From one Flavobacterium kingsejongi genomic stretch:
- a CDS encoding helix-turn-helix domain-containing protein, translated as MEDVRIKFGAKIKALRISKGYSQEKLAELADLDRTYIPGIESGKRNVSIIVIEKIAKAFQLTISDLTNSL; from the coding sequence ATGGAAGATGTTAGAATAAAATTTGGCGCAAAAATAAAAGCATTAAGAATCTCAAAGGGATATTCTCAAGAAAAACTTGCTGAACTCGCTGATTTAGACAGAACTTACATTCCTGGTATAGAAAGTGGAAAGCGAAATGTTTCAATTATTGTAATAGAGAAAATAGCAAAAGCTTTTCAACTTACCATCTCTGATTTGACAAACAGCTTATAA
- the dptF gene encoding DNA phosphorothioation-dependent restriction protein DptF, translating to MSLNPLLEELKKLRDSSKYAVAQGAYSNLNEFKKYLHVERDVEKKLKKIISKASEKDDAQLLLVCGNVGDGKSHILSHLHDELKSVISQFRIHNDATESHNPNESSNETLYKLLHGFKDENITASKDKIILAINLGTLSKFIEEFGEEFKILKNYISSSKILDTDLIHDDEFDSKSNFHHVNFTDYHMYSLTENGPTSKVISTLLEKIVATNEANAIHKAYLEYKVINSNKVCCPILYNYEFLFSENNRNIISQLIVKSIIKSKEIVSIRTLLNFVYDIIVPVDLSVFNEADYFKVIERMNGPQYISNLIPNYLFEHPELSSLFEKIESLDPCLHRDAATDDVLLTLINAENALDVFSKHIEKTYLEKIEPKLIKVTISKPDLSRFFMRLNYFSNYFEKDYLKDTDYNEYLVWLFHYNNHNPIYIKKIYNLVENAARNWNGDPKADDKVVINVGKKQTQYRVFKDFEVIPDVNPLKEKKDSLVNKFTQEFSLSFKINNERETIRVHVDFSLFKILKMISQGYRPNKKDNNNYVYFVNSINILINQNNNKAALYIDEVNIGKPVDYKFSKDAFSGYKFQVI from the coding sequence ATGTCATTAAATCCATTACTAGAAGAATTAAAAAAGCTGAGGGATTCGTCAAAGTACGCTGTGGCGCAAGGTGCTTATTCAAATTTAAATGAATTTAAAAAGTATCTACATGTTGAGCGAGACGTTGAGAAAAAATTAAAAAAAATCATCTCAAAAGCAAGTGAAAAAGATGATGCTCAATTATTGCTTGTTTGTGGCAATGTTGGTGATGGAAAATCACATATACTTTCGCATCTGCATGATGAGCTTAAAAGTGTTATCTCACAATTTAGAATTCATAATGATGCAACAGAATCGCATAACCCTAATGAATCTTCCAATGAAACGCTTTATAAATTATTACACGGATTTAAGGATGAGAATATAACTGCTTCAAAAGACAAAATTATTCTGGCAATCAATTTAGGTACTTTAAGTAAGTTTATTGAAGAATTTGGTGAAGAATTTAAAATCTTAAAAAACTATATTTCATCAAGTAAAATATTAGATACAGATTTAATTCATGATGATGAATTTGATAGCAAAAGCAATTTTCACCATGTGAATTTTACTGATTATCATATGTATTCACTGACTGAAAATGGGCCTACCTCTAAAGTCATTTCTACCCTACTTGAAAAAATAGTTGCTACTAATGAAGCAAACGCAATACATAAAGCCTACCTGGAGTATAAAGTTATTAATTCGAACAAAGTATGTTGTCCAATACTATACAATTATGAATTTCTATTTAGTGAAAACAACAGAAATATCATATCACAACTGATAGTAAAATCCATAATTAAAAGTAAAGAAATAGTATCAATCCGTACTTTATTAAACTTTGTATATGATATAATTGTCCCAGTTGATCTATCTGTTTTTAATGAAGCTGATTATTTCAAAGTAATCGAAAGAATGAATGGTCCTCAATATATTTCAAATTTAATTCCTAACTATTTATTTGAGCATCCGGAGCTTTCCAGTTTATTTGAAAAAATTGAGAGTTTGGACCCTTGTCTTCATAGAGATGCTGCTACCGATGATGTATTATTAACCTTGATAAATGCAGAGAATGCACTTGATGTTTTTTCAAAGCATATTGAAAAAACATATTTGGAGAAAATTGAACCAAAACTAATAAAGGTAACAATTTCAAAACCTGACCTCTCTCGATTCTTTATGAGGTTAAACTATTTTAGTAACTACTTTGAAAAAGATTATTTGAAAGACACTGATTATAATGAGTATTTAGTTTGGCTCTTCCATTATAACAATCATAACCCTATTTACATTAAAAAGATATATAACCTTGTTGAAAATGCGGCCAGGAATTGGAATGGGGATCCAAAAGCAGATGATAAAGTAGTTATTAATGTTGGAAAAAAACAAACTCAATATAGAGTATTTAAAGATTTTGAAGTCATTCCAGATGTGAATCCGTTAAAAGAAAAAAAGGATTCCTTAGTTAATAAATTTACACAAGAATTTTCTTTATCCTTTAAAATAAATAATGAAAGAGAAACCATAAGGGTTCATGTCGATTTCAGTTTGTTTAAAATACTGAAAATGATTTCGCAAGGATATAGGCCTAATAAAAAAGACAACAATAACTATGTTTATTTTGTTAATTCTATCAATATTTTAATCAATCAGAACAACAATAAAGCGGCATTGTATATTGACGAAGTTAACATTGGAAAACCGGTTGATTACAAATTTTCCAAAGACGCTTTTAGCGGCTATAAATTCCAAGTGATATGA